AAATTCATGATGCCTTTAAACAGGTGTGGGGCGCCGCGGAACCCCGTATCTTTGTCGCTGGGAAGGTCAATATTGACGGAGATCCAGAGCGTGCGATCGAAGGCGTTTGGCAGAGCAGTGCTCAAGTCGAAGTGGTCGCTCCGGAAGAGGTCGTGGTTGCCGAATTTGCTTACCAAGATTTTGGGACGCCTGGCGTGATTGGTTCACGATCCGTTGTGGAGGATTTGGCGATCACCCAATTGAGCTTGGGCAATGGCATTCGTGTGAATTACAAGCAGACTGATTTTAAGGAAAATCAAATATCGATCACCGCTCGCATTGCTGGGGGTATGCTGACGCTTCCAGAGGACAAGCCTGAACTGTTGACCTTTACGAACCAAACATTCGGTGACGCGGGGCTGGTAGCGCATTCTGCCGATGAGCTGGAGGCGATTTTTGCCGGAAAAACCATGTCGCTCGGTTTCTCTGTGGATGAAGACGCCTTCGTATTTAATGGCAGCGCTTCTCCAGCGGATTTGCCTGATTTACTCAATTACCTCACGGCGTGGATTACTGCGCCAGGATACCGCTCTGAGGCGACCCCGGTAGCAAAACGCTATTTTGAAGCTGTTGAAAAATACATCAACCATAGCGCTGAGGGGGTCATCTGGGACGCGGTGCCGCATTTCTTGCATGGAGACGATCCACGCTTTGGCTGGCCGGAGCGTGCCAAGCTTGACTTGCTCACAATGGATGATGTCAAAGCCTGGTTATCCTCGTACCTTGGCAGTGCATTTATGGAAATATCTGTGGTGGGCGATTTTGAGGCTGAAGCGTTAGAGACCGAACTTTTGCGCACGGTTGCCACGCTTCCCGCGCGCGCTCCAACGCCAAGACCTTTAAGCGAATCCCGCACTGTGATGAAGCCGGAGGGCGGCGTGGACCCAGTGTTCCAATTTGTTTCTGAACAGGATAAGGGTGTAACCATGGTCGTTTGGCCTACAGACGATATGGAGGACATCGAAAAAACGCGGAGTCTCAATGTGGTGGCCGGTGTGTTAAGTGATCGCCTGAGAATTGAGGTGCGGGAACGTCTTGGAGAATCCTACAGCCCACGAGCAAATCACAGTGCGAGTCAGGTGTTTGACGATTATGGTTACATCACGGCCCAGGTGTTTGGTGATGCAGCGCGTGTCGGAATCGTCCGCGAAGCTGTCCTAGCTGCCGCTGAAAGCATTCGCAACGAAGGCACGAACGAAGAGGAACTAGAACGGATTTTGAAGCCGCGCCTCAGGTCTATCGAAGAGCAGATGCGCAACAATAGCTACTGGCTCTACACGGTTATGGCCGACTCGAGTCAAAAGCCTGAAAAATTTGATTGGGCACGGACAATCGAATCGAGCTATGCGTCGATCTCAGTCGAAGACATCAACCGTCTGGCCAGAGCTTACCTCAATCCCGAGGCGCGCAACGTGGTTATGGTTCTCCCGTTTGTAACCGCAGACTGATGGGGTTCCGTATAGTCATTCTGGGCAGTGGTCGTGGCAGTAACGCGCGCGCCCTACTTGAAGCTGAGCGTGCCGATAGACTGCAGGGTGCGGAAATTGTCGGGGTTTTGTCAGATAAAAAGGATGCCGGTATATTAGAGCATGGCCGCGCCTTTGAGAAAGAGTCCATTCATGTGCCCTACGGGAAAAAGAAAGAGCAACCGTGTCTCGATCAGCTAGAGCAGTGGGCGCCTGATCTGGTCATACTCGCTGGTTTCATGCGGATTATCGGGGATCAATTTCTCGCACGGTGGGAAGGGAAAATCATCAATTTGCACCCAAGTCTACTTCCTTCTTTCAAGGGGCTCGATGGCATTGGCCAAGCTTGGCGTGCCGGAGTAAAGGTAACTGGATGTACGGTGCATTGGGTGAATGCCGAGCTAGATGGTGGCGAGATTATAGATCAACAAGCCGTGCGGGTGGAGGAGAACGATACACTTGAGAGTCTCGAAGAGAAAATCCACGCTGCGGAACATGTTCTCCTCGTCAGTGTTGTCGCACAATTGAGCGCCGCCAGCTGACGCGACGCAGATTCATCCAAATCGCTTGCAACTCTTCTACCGTCGTGTCCAGTCGTTTGGATCCAATGCTGGTCAAAGAGACTAATCGATGAGAATTACTTGGCAAAGCTCATCGAGCAGATCGGCGTGGGTGTCTACAAAGGATGCATACCCCTCAAAGGGTGAGTCTTTTTGCAGCTTGAAGAACTGCCAGGTGGCGTCGGTCGGACTATCGACTATATTTTTTTTCCATCTGCCTTCGAGGATGATGCGTCCTGACTCATCTCCATGGAAACGATGGATTTCCACTTCGATTTGTGGGGCATTGGAGTCTCCGGATGTTTGTAAACGGGTGTCCAAGTATCGCTCACACTCGAGCTCTAGTGATTGGGCCCAATGATGGTAGTTGGCGGCCTTAAGTGTCCCGTCGGCAAGCTCAAGCTGGATATTGGACTCATCTAGGTAATCAGCGGTCGATACCCGAATACTGCCTATTTCAGTATTGCTTTCAAGAGCCATCGGAGAGGGAAGCAGGTAATTCGCGATGTTTGGTTGTGAACTTGAGCTGCACCCAGAAAGGAGGCATGCGGTGGCTAAAATGGAGATCACTCTAATCATTTCTTTTCTTTCCTGGTATGGGGTCCTCTTCTTGGTTTCCGGAGAAGATCAATGCGTTGGGCTTTGCTTTCAGCGTTTTTAACATCGATTCGATACCGTCGGCCACTTCTTCAATCTCTTTGAGGGTGTCGATGGTGGTGCGCTGGAAATCGGAGTCTGAGGAGAAGCTTTCGACTGTCTTGCGCAATTCCTCGAGGGTTTGATTGATTTCTGCAGGTAGGCCTTGGGTTTCTTCTTTACCAATAAATTGTGTGACCGAATTCATTGTCTCTTGGGCAGCAACGAGGGCCTTTTCTAATTCAGCAATGGCTGCATTGGCAGACACGACGGTTTCTTCAATGGGCAAGGATTCAACTGTGTTGAGGATGTTGGTAATTTGCTTTTGAATCTGGCTGAATCCGCTCGATACGGTAGGGAAGATGTAGTAATCGCCCAGTTTATCGATGGTGGCGGCGTCCTCATTGGGGAAGAAGTCAAGCGATACGTAGAGCTCTCCGGTAATTATATTTCCAGTGCTGAGCGTGGCACGGAGACCCTCGCCGACACGATTTTCCATCCGGCTGTGTAACTCAGCCAAAGAGTCCTGTGTATCAGGAAATCCCATGCGCGCCGGATCGATGCGGATTTTAACAGGAATGGGCACGTCGCCAATCGTTGTTTCCTGTGGGTCAGGCACATAATCGAATGAAATTCCCACAACGTTACCCATGTCAATTCCCCGGTATTGAACGGGAGCTCCTACCGCAAGGCCGCGAATCGAGCTATGAAAGAGCAGCACATATTCCGAGGAATGTAGGTATGGCATTTCATTGATAGCATCATAGTCTGGGTATAGGTTAAATTCCTCACCATCTTCCACCGGGAACCCAGTGCCCATTTTTTCGGGAATGCCGAAGGTGACACCGCCCATGAGGATCGATTCGAGTGTGCCTGCTTCAAGCGAGATCCCCTCTGAACTCGTGCTGATCGAAATCCCGCTGACATTCCAAAACCGGCTAGTAGAAGTAAGGAGGTCATTGTAGGGAGCCTCGATAAAGAGCATATACTCAAAAAGCCGTTCGTTTATATTGAAGTTGGCCCGCTCTACTTTCCCGACAGTGTGGTTTCTGTAGAGAACAGGATCGCCTGCGGATAGAGAATTCCCATCGCTGCTGATCAAAGTAACCCGTGTTCCTGGGGTGTCTGCTGGGGTCAATGGAGGATCTTCGAGCCCGACGAAAAATCGCTTCCCTGGGGCCTCAATGCCCGGTGAAATTGCGATGTAGTTGCCGGAAAGGAGGGTGCTGATTCCAGAAATACCTTGGATGCCGACTCGGGGCTTTACGACCCAGACATCTGCGTCCTGGGTGAGGAGGTCGCGCGCGGACCGATCGATACGGGCGCGGATGATTACCTTGTCGTAAGTTTTGCTCAATCGCACCGATTCCACCACGCCGACATCCACGCTGCGGAACTTTATCTTTGTCTTTTCAGCTTCGAGTCCTGATGCAGACTCAAATTCGATAGTGACGGTTGGGCCCTGTTCCTGGAATGTCTTAAAGACGATCCATACTCCAATACTCAGAGCGAGTATGGGTATAATCCATATAGGGGATAGGCGCTTAGAACGTTTAACAGTCGCTTCGGTGGATGTCATGAGTGGCTTGGATATATGTCTTGGGGATGATTTCTATCCCAAATGAGTCGTGGATCGAGAGCCATGGCGGCAAACATGGTAAAGATCACTACGCCAGCAAAAGAAATGATCGCAGGGCCGGGTTCCACGGACATGAGGCCGGTAAATTGTACGAGGATTGCAAGGATGCCTACAACAAACACGTCTATCATCGACCAGCGGCCAATGATCTCCGTGATCACAAAAAGCCGCGTGCTATCTTTTTGCCCAGTCTGTTTCCGCCTTGAGATTACCCAGCAGATATAAAGGAGCATAAACATCTTGGCGAGAGGTACCACGACGCTCGCGATCAGGATAATGATCGCGATAAATGCGGAACCATGCTCCCAAAGCATCACGACGCCCGACAAAATCGTGCTCGGTTCTGAGCTGCCGAACGTCGCCGTCGACATGATCGGAAGTACATTGGCCGGGATATAGAGGATGATCGCAGTGACAACTAGGGCGACACATGTCTGAACGGCGTTGTGCTTGCGTAGATGAAGGGGCGCGCCGCACCGCGGACAGTGTTTCTCGTCGATATGAGAAACTTTCCCACAGGTATGACAGCCCGCAAGCCCAAGCTCTGCGGCACTCTTATGCGACTCAGGTCGCATGGCTTTTCCTCTCCCATGTGTTCCAGATTAAGATCCGGTCGAGGCTGCTGAGCGCCCAGGTGAACAGGATCGTGAATCCAACAAAAATCCAGAAAGAGGGCCCCATGTCGACTGCAGCCAGCGACGAGATCTTTATGAGGCTGATCAAAACGCCCACCAGGAAGACATCCGCCATAGCCCAGGGGATGAGCTTAAATACGAGTTTGGCAAGAAACGGAAACGCCTTCGGAGGTCTCTCGGGTATCAGGAGCTCGATGACGAGCCAGACAATCATGATGAGTACGCCTGCGGGGATGAAGACTGCACAGGCTAAGATGATGAATGCTATGACACTATCGCCCCCGCTATGAAGGGCGAGCGATCCATGGAAAAGGGTCATCATTTGCTCTTGGCCCCCGGCGCTAATGGTCATGAAGGGAAAGAGATTCGATAAAAGCAAGAGCACGAGCGCCGCGATGGAAATAGCCAGTGGGCGGATCATACCATCTTTCGGTGAGGCGCAGAGTGTATGGCCACACCTTGGGCATTCCGCTTTAGTGCCTTCTTTAAGCTGCGGCACCTCGACCAGAAGATCACACATGTGACACGCAATGGTCTTTTCTAAATGGGTATTTTCTCTGATAGTTTGAGACATCTGGGGAAATATTTTATATCTAAGCTTGTGCTCCGGGGACCTCGTCTAAACCCAGGACTGCGCTACATCGGGATAGGTTCGGTTTGAGAGGATGGTGCTCATACTGAAACGGGTTGACGCACGATTTTAACGTAAGTTGTTTCCGAGTCTCATTAAAATCCTGGCTCTAGGTTTTAAGATACAAAGCACCCAACATGACAATTTGAATCTATGTTAATCTCACGACTTTTTTTGACCGCGGTTGCCTGCGCTATCATCCCCTTAAACGCGCAGAATTTCGGTGAACGGATTAGGAACCAAGCGTCGATCGCAACTTCAAAGAAAGAGGTCGCGCGCGATACCCATGAGCTCACGGACTTTGAAAGAGAAATCGATTCGTTCGCCACACACTTGAAAGACGGGGACATGGTCCGAGCAACCCGCTCCATGGTCGAGCTCGAGGCGATGATGCAGCGCGAAATCGAGCAGTTCGTGGCCAAAATCAAACGTGCAAAGTCGGAACAACGTTCCAGTCGCCGGGAGCTTGGGTCTGATCGACGAGAATTGCGGAAAAATCGTAAAGAGGATGCCGATGCGTGGACTAATGCGGGGGATAGGCGCGATAAACGAGATGACCGCCGCGACTATGCTGATGACATCGCGGATGTCGAAACGTATGAATCACTCAAAAAACGGGCCAAGTCGCTCCTTGCCTCTTTTAGCAGAAATGATCTCTCAGCTGATGGAAACGATTCGGGACTGCATCGTCGGACAATGGATGATCTTTATGCTTTCAAAGGTTTGATGCAGGAGGATTTGCGTCTATCAGGTGTCGAGATCCGTGAGGATAAAAAGGAATCACGTGAAGATCGTCGCGAAACACGGGAGGACCGGCGCGACCGTTGATGCTTGTCGTGGTATAAGTGGCTTCGTATCAGGATTTTGGAGGCCGAGCTTCGATTCCATGCGAAGCGTAGAGAGTGGTCTTGTTGAAGGGTGTATTTATCTGTCTGTTGGCATTCTTCTACGCTTTGACACCCCACTTGCTACAGGGGATGTCTATGGCTGAATCGAACCCTTCGAAACCTGATTCCGAACCGGGAAATCAACAGGCACTCATCTATCGGTTGAATGAACGCCCCAAGACCGTATGGGAAACCATTTTTTATGGATATCAGCATACGATGGTGGATATTTCTCCTTTTATCGTGCCTTTGGGTGTGGCAACGGCGATTGGAATGTCTGCGGGTGAGGCGTCCTATTTTATCAATTTATGTCTGTTCTCTATGGGTATCGCCACACTGCTCCAGACAACCATCGGGAATCGGCTGCCGATCGTTCAAGGACCGTCGGTGATTCTGATCGGGATGCTGGCGAATATTGGCCAGAAGTTGGGGGCTGGTGTGATGTGGGGTGCGATTTTTGTGGGTGGGTTCCTCGAGATGTTGCTGGGGGCTTCCGGCTTATTGCGGTATCTGCAAAAACTGTTTCCGCCTGCGGTGGCTGGGGTCGTCGTTATTTGCATCGGCATATCTTTGGGGCAGGTCGCAGTGATGCTTGCTGTGAGAGACGGGAGTGGCTCTCACTTGATGTATTCGGGATTGGTGATCGCGATGATCTTCGTGATGCAAGTGCGCTTTCCAAATGCGCTCAACGGTTTGGTAGCCAGAGGATCTATCCTGTTTTCGATGTTTTTTGTGGGGGCGGTTGTGGCTGGATTCGCGGGGGATGTGAACTGGGATCTAGTGAATGAGAAGGCCTGGTTTTCGTTTCCGAGTCTCTTTCCCTATGGCGGACCCGGATTTGGTTGGGAGTTTGTCCTGGCAGCGATCTTAACCTGCCTGGCTGGCTATCTGGGCTCAGTCTTCGAATCCCTAGGGGATTATGCCGCGACCTGCGCTACCTGTGAGGAGCCCTACACCGCTAAGATCATGAATCGTGGTATATTCGCCGAGGGATTGGGTTCGATGGTCGCTGCCATGTTTGGCGGCCTCCCATGCACGAGTTTTACTCAGAATATTGGCATTATTGCCACGACGCGCGTGGCGAGCCGTGTGGTGGTCCAGTTTTCTGCAGTCGTATTTATTTTATACGGGATCTGCCCCAAATTTGGCGCCTTACTCGTTGCGATGCCTGGAGCGGTTCTCGGGGGCGTATTCCTGGTGATTTGTGGTATGATCACGATCACCGGCATGCGTTTGGCGTCCCTGGCTGAGTCGACGACGGTTAACCAGTTGGTGATCGGGCTCACCTTAGTGATTTCTCTGGGTCTGCCTTTTTATATTAAGCAAAGCTTGCCTCAGGAATGGGTGGAAGGGCTGCCAACGCTCGTAAGCCTGATCATCACCAACAGCGTCGTACTCGTGGTCGTGGTAGGGTTGAGCCTAAACGTGCTGCTCAACCATGTTTTGAAGCCCAGGCAGGACCACGATTAGGGCCTGCCGCATTCAGGTTTGTAGACCGAGCATTTCGGCCCCTACCTATTGAAGCCGGGTAGGGAATGTTATCTCCCCAGGGTAGGGCCGCATCGCCGGCGCGGCCGGTTACGGCGAACCGGCCCGACCACTGTAAGGTGCATGACGCCAATCTCCGACGACAGGTGGTATTTGTTGATAGCAATCAGAACTCGTCTCTATTTCGCGAAATTCGCAGCGATGCGTGCCTGAAGATAATCGTGAGCGGTGATGGGCTCATATTTGCCTTTGGGGCCCTGGATCATCGCGTCTTTGTTTCCTTGGCAGAAAAATGCGATTGAATAGCGGGCGCCTTGATACTCCTCGGGCTGCGGCATGCGCACACGATGGAGGGTAGAGAGGAGTTGATCGTCGGCCCAGCGCATGAGCATGTCTCCAATATTGCAGGTAACTACACCGGGCAGGGGGGGCACGTCGGTCCATTCAAGTTCGTCGGCGTCGGATTCCAAGCCTGGGCAGAGTTGTAAGCCTCCTTGTCCCGGGCGTTGATGGAGAAGCGTCAGGCAGTCAAAATCGGTATGGGCTCCGGCGCGCCAGAGGTCAAAGTCTTCGGGCTGTGCATCTTTCATCTCCAGGTAATGAATGAGGCGCAGCGTGGATTGGTATTCGGGCGAGATGGGGTCGTGACAATCGGTAAAAAAGTCGCTGGCGAATCCGAGTTTCAATGCAAGGCAATCGAGTACCTTCATGCCTAAGGCCCAGTTTGCGCGTTCGAATGCGAGCATGGTTGCTTTGAAGCCTGGGACTTCCGAGCCCGTGGGCCATAACTTAGCCATGCGTGGTAGCGTGATCTGATACGACTCTTTCCGGTCGGCGGTTCCGGTAGACGGGCGCACTTGAGCGCGATACTCCCAGCCGGCATTTGTGCCGGGAAGCATCGGGTATTTTTCTTTCGTTTCAGAATCCTGAGCAAAGAAGGCCTCGGATAGTTGGAAGGCCTCTTCGACTAAGGATGCATCTATGCCGTGATTGATGAGCTGGAAAAAACCGATTCTTGTCGCGGCCTCCCACAAAGCATCGGCGATTTCACTTTTGCGCTCGATGTAATCGCTCAAGTCAATCTGCGGGATTGCGCGGTCTTTGTTGCCGCCGAGTCCTCCGATCAAGGATTCTTTTTTTAGTTCTTCGAGTGGAGTGGGGCTCGGATTTGTGTCTGGCATGGCGTATTTTAGTTGCGCGGGTGTGTGAAAGGTTTTGGGCGATCAACAAAAGCTAAAGGTATGCCCTTTGGTGGTGACTTCGCTCGGAAGAGGCGACCGTTATTGTTGTCACCGATTGCCAGAATACAAAAAAAGGCTGCCCGCAAGCGGACAGCCTTTTGTTTTCTCACGAATCGGATGAGTCGTAATTACCAAGCATAAGAAACGGAGAGGTCCGCTCTGAATCCTTGGGTAGCTAGCAAAAGTTCATCGAAGAATAGATTCTGTGATTTGTATCCAGTTTCGTCCGTGATGTTGTAGAGATTTACCCGGGCATTCCATCCATTTTCAAAGGCGTAAGATACCGAGCCGTTCCATTCAAAGTATGAGGGCAAGACTACATACCCAAAGTAGCCAGCATCTACCGACTCATACCAAGAAAAGCCGAGTGTGGCTGAGAGCCCAAAGTCAGAGACATAGTTTCCGTATAGGCTGAAGAATTTGTCAGGTCGGCCTGGCTCTTCGGGATCGGTGGTGAACTCGTCGACAATGGGTCCGCCGAAAGCATTGAAACGTAGCGCACCGTATCGCGATAGGGCTTCTTCATAGGAGATGCCTTGTTGTTCAGCGATATACTGGAACGGCACACCCAAAATGGTCTGGGATCCTTTGCGCTGGGTTTTGAGCCATGTGGCGTTACCCGTGACGAAGAAGTTATCGTTGATTGCCCAGTTTACCTCCAGCTCGATTCCGCTGGTATTTTCGCCAATGAGCTGTCCAGCTTGAGCGCTGAACTCGGTCCGATTTTGCTCAAATGCTGCGAATGAGAAATAGAGTTTGTCATCAAACAGCACACCTTTCACGCCGCCTTCTATCAAATCAGAACCTTG
The Opitutales bacterium DNA segment above includes these coding regions:
- a CDS encoding isopenicillin N synthase family oxygenase, whose protein sequence is MPDTNPSPTPLEELKKESLIGGLGGNKDRAIPQIDLSDYIERKSEIADALWEAATRIGFFQLINHGIDASLVEEAFQLSEAFFAQDSETKEKYPMLPGTNAGWEYRAQVRPSTGTADRKESYQITLPRMAKLWPTGSEVPGFKATMLAFERANWALGMKVLDCLALKLGFASDFFTDCHDPISPEYQSTLRLIHYLEMKDAQPEDFDLWRAGAHTDFDCLTLLHQRPGQGGLQLCPGLESDADELEWTDVPPLPGVVTCNIGDMLMRWADDQLLSTLHRVRMPQPEEYQGARYSIAFFCQGNKDAMIQGPKGKYEPITAHDYLQARIAANFAK
- a CDS encoding paraquat-inducible protein A codes for the protein MSQTIRENTHLEKTIACHMCDLLVEVPQLKEGTKAECPRCGHTLCASPKDGMIRPLAISIAALVLLLLSNLFPFMTISAGGQEQMMTLFHGSLALHSGGDSVIAFIILACAVFIPAGVLIMIVWLVIELLIPERPPKAFPFLAKLVFKLIPWAMADVFLVGVLISLIKISSLAAVDMGPSFWIFVGFTILFTWALSSLDRILIWNTWERKSHAT
- a CDS encoding purine/pyrimidine permease → MAESNPSKPDSEPGNQQALIYRLNERPKTVWETIFYGYQHTMVDISPFIVPLGVATAIGMSAGEASYFINLCLFSMGIATLLQTTIGNRLPIVQGPSVILIGMLANIGQKLGAGVMWGAIFVGGFLEMLLGASGLLRYLQKLFPPAVAGVVVICIGISLGQVAVMLAVRDGSGSHLMYSGLVIAMIFVMQVRFPNALNGLVARGSILFSMFFVGAVVAGFAGDVNWDLVNEKAWFSFPSLFPYGGPGFGWEFVLAAILTCLAGYLGSVFESLGDYAATCATCEEPYTAKIMNRGIFAEGLGSMVAAMFGGLPCTSFTQNIGIIATTRVASRVVVQFSAVVFILYGICPKFGALLVAMPGAVLGGVFLVICGMITITGMRLASLAESTTVNQLVIGLTLVISLGLPFYIKQSLPQEWVEGLPTLVSLIITNSVVLVVVVGLSLNVLLNHVLKPRQDHD
- a CDS encoding membrane integrity-associated transporter subunit PqiC translates to MIRVISILATACLLSGCSSSSQPNIANYLLPSPMALESNTEIGSIRVSTADYLDESNIQLELADGTLKAANYHHWAQSLELECERYLDTRLQTSGDSNAPQIEVEIHRFHGDESGRIILEGRWKKNIVDSPTDATWQFFKLQKDSPFEGYASFVDTHADLLDELCQVILID
- a CDS encoding paraquat-inducible protein A yields the protein MRPESHKSAAELGLAGCHTCGKVSHIDEKHCPRCGAPLHLRKHNAVQTCVALVVTAIILYIPANVLPIMSTATFGSSEPSTILSGVVMLWEHGSAFIAIIILIASVVVPLAKMFMLLYICWVISRRKQTGQKDSTRLFVITEIIGRWSMIDVFVVGILAILVQFTGLMSVEPGPAIISFAGVVIFTMFAAMALDPRLIWDRNHPQDIYPSHS
- a CDS encoding phosphoribosylglycinamide formyltransferase, translated to MGFRIVILGSGRGSNARALLEAERADRLQGAEIVGVLSDKKDAGILEHGRAFEKESIHVPYGKKKEQPCLDQLEQWAPDLVILAGFMRIIGDQFLARWEGKIINLHPSLLPSFKGLDGIGQAWRAGVKVTGCTVHWVNAELDGGEIIDQQAVRVEENDTLESLEEKIHAAEHVLLVSVVAQLSAAS
- the pqiB gene encoding intermembrane transport protein PqiB; the encoded protein is MTSTEATVKRSKRLSPIWIIPILALSIGVWIVFKTFQEQGPTVTIEFESASGLEAEKTKIKFRSVDVGVVESVRLSKTYDKVIIRARIDRSARDLLTQDADVWVVKPRVGIQGISGISTLLSGNYIAISPGIEAPGKRFFVGLEDPPLTPADTPGTRVTLISSDGNSLSAGDPVLYRNHTVGKVERANFNINERLFEYMLFIEAPYNDLLTSTSRFWNVSGISISTSSEGISLEAGTLESILMGGVTFGIPEKMGTGFPVEDGEEFNLYPDYDAINEMPYLHSSEYVLLFHSSIRGLAVGAPVQYRGIDMGNVVGISFDYVPDPQETTIGDVPIPVKIRIDPARMGFPDTQDSLAELHSRMENRVGEGLRATLSTGNIITGELYVSLDFFPNEDAATIDKLGDYYIFPTVSSGFSQIQKQITNILNTVESLPIEETVVSANAAIAELEKALVAAQETMNSVTQFIGKEETQGLPAEINQTLEELRKTVESFSSDSDFQRTTIDTLKEIEEVADGIESMLKTLKAKPNALIFSGNQEEDPIPGKKRND
- a CDS encoding insulinase family protein, with translation MVAVMLLDQDRFIRSFLVSLMLLPGIILADFVTDSDLSPDPSVTFGTLPNGMTYALMPNAEPKERVSLRIFVEAGSIQEKDHQRGIAHYLEHMLFNGTTHFPAGEMVEFFQRMGMGFGSHTNAYTSFDQTVYMLELPDFQDEFVEPALQLFRDVGDGILFEPEELEKERGVILSEKQVRDTPQFRMFEKEYEFLMYGTLAAERMVIGTEEAIRGVTQEDFFEYYQAYYRPENMALIFVGDFEVEPMVEAIEAAFEGFKKDPPAVVAPDLGTLPADAPQFGFFAEPEAPYAVVGINLVEPYSGLPDSRAQRIEDLKLDLAYSMINRRFEKRAKDADASFLNASVSQSGYFKFAEVHGFGFTCQPDTWEASLAEGEQMIRQVLAYGFTQAELDEIRARRINALEESVVRKTTRNSRSLSYGIIGAYSDDTVYMSPEGELELFKPAYEAVTVEEIHDAFKQVWGAAEPRIFVAGKVNIDGDPERAIEGVWQSSAQVEVVAPEEVVVAEFAYQDFGTPGVIGSRSVVEDLAITQLSLGNGIRVNYKQTDFKENQISITARIAGGMLTLPEDKPELLTFTNQTFGDAGLVAHSADELEAIFAGKTMSLGFSVDEDAFVFNGSASPADLPDLLNYLTAWITAPGYRSEATPVAKRYFEAVEKYINHSAEGVIWDAVPHFLHGDDPRFGWPERAKLDLLTMDDVKAWLSSYLGSAFMEISVVGDFEAEALETELLRTVATLPARAPTPRPLSESRTVMKPEGGVDPVFQFVSEQDKGVTMVVWPTDDMEDIEKTRSLNVVAGVLSDRLRIEVRERLGESYSPRANHSASQVFDDYGYITAQVFGDAARVGIVREAVLAAAESIRNEGTNEEELERILKPRLRSIEEQMRNNSYWLYTVMADSSQKPEKFDWARTIESSYASISVEDINRLARAYLNPEARNVVMVLPFVTAD